GCTTCTGGTCCAGAAGAAGGAACTGGTTTTTCACCAGATCGGAAAAAGAAAGACCGACATGAAGTCGACGGAAGAAGACCTCGACACCATTCGCGATTCGCGCACCCTGGGGAGGGTCTTTCTGGACTTCTTCCGTTCCCCCGCCATCCGCGTGTTGCTGATTTCCACGACTCTGTTCCAGATCGCCAATGCCCCGGTCATGCCCCTTCTTCTCCTCTATCTTCGATTTCTCCACGGCGGCAACGGGAAAATGGAATGGGTTGTCTTCATCGCCCAGGCCACGATGATTCCTGTCGCCTGGTGGGCGGCCCGCAGCAGCGCCCGCTGGGGACACAAGCTTGTCTTTTCCATCGCGTTTTTCATCATGCCGATTCGTTCGATGATCTGCGCGGTCAGCATGAATACGACCGTCCTTCTGTTCACGCAGGTTCTCGATGGCGTTGCCGCCGGAATTTACGGTGTGTCTGTCGCGCTGATCGTCAGCGACCTGACCCGGGGAAAGAAAGGGTTCAACATGCTGATGGGACTGGCCCAGATTGCCATGGCTCTTGGAGCAGTCATCGGACCATTACTTCAGGGAGTATCCGTGGGACAGGTGGGGTACCGCTTTTCTTTCATGGTCTTTGCCGCGATCGCGGCGCTTGCCGCCGTGATCTTTTTCCACTCCATGCCGCATGAACTCGGCGGATCGGGAGGGGAAGAAAAAGCCTCCTTGCCCGAGAAACTGCCCTGACCATCGGGCCGGGAGGAATCTGTTCAGGGAAGAATGCGCACATGGGTCACCTGGGGACCTCTTTCTCCTCTCAGGTAGACAAGACGGACCCGGTCCCCCTTCTTCAGCGCCTTGACTCCGACACTCTTGCCGTTTCTCCACACCAGCGTCCTGGGAAGAAGTTCTCCTCCAAAGACAAAGTGTCGACGCACTTTCCCCCGGTTTTCGACGGTCAGCGTCATGGGGTGATCCTTGAGATCGATATCCAGAAGGACGCCGGAGAACACCTTCCCTTTTTCTTCAGGCTTCGTTGTCGCCTTTTTGTCTTTGGAAACAGGTTGCGTCAGAGCCTGTGCGGCCGGAGAACCCCCGGATGCCAGGAGGCAGAAAAGAATGGCCAGCGGAACTCCTCCGGAAACGGCCAGAATGTTTCGAAACAACCGGGTCTTGTTTGATTGTATCGCGTCCTTTTCCATCCTTCTCCCTTTCAATCAGCGAAGCTGTCCCTCATCGATCAACACCTTCCCATCAAAGCGATGCGTGTTCCTCCATCGACCGGTTCAACGTAAAAACGGCCACACTTCTTCCTTCGAGGACAAACGGCCTGCCTCCGCGAAAAAGTCTCCTTCTTCTTCCCCGGTGATTTCGGGTGCGGGTCGCCGTATCGATCACCATGGACCAGTGGGCCCCTTTTTTGTGGGCTGGCAAAATAAAATCCAGGCTCTGATAGTCGGCGTTCAACAGGATCAGAAGCGTGTTTCCGCTCACTGCATGCCCCCGGGGATCCCGTTCCGTGATGGCATCTCCGGCCAGACGCACCCCGAGACACCGAACGAAATCGGAATGCCACTCCTCGTCGGTCATCTCCCGGCCAGCGGGAGAAAACCAGGATATATCCTTGATTTCGGAGCCACGGATGCGCCGTCCCTGAAAAAACGTACGTCGTTTCAGGACCGGAGAAGACCGTCGAAAATGGACCAGCGTTCGGGTGAACTCCAGAAGCTCCTTCTGATCCGCCGTCAGGTTCCAGTCGAACCATGTGATCGGGTTGTCCTGGCAGTAGGCGTTGTTGTTCCCCTGTTGCGTCCGTCCGAACTCGTCCCCCCCGAGAATCATCGGCACACCCTGGGAAAGAAGGAGTGTCGCGAGAAAATTCCTCATCTGCCGCGCGCGAAGCTCCCGGATCTCGCTGTTGTCCGTCGGACCCTCCTCTCCGCAGTTCCAGCTGATATTGTCGTCCGTCCCGTCCCGGTTGTCCTCCCCGTTGGCTTCATTATGCTTCTGGTTATAGCTGACAAGATCGTTCAACGTGAACCCGTCATGGGCCGTGATGAAATTGATACTGGCATGGGGGCGTCTGCCCCCCTGTTCATACAGGTCACTGCTTCCCGACAGCCGCGTCGCCAGTTCGGCGACCTGACGGCCCTCCCCCTTCCAGAACCGGCGGATGCAGTCCCGGTAACGTCCGTTCCATTCGGTCCACAACGGGGGAAAGTTGCCGACCTGGTAGCCCCCTTCTCCGATATCCCACGGTTCCGCGATCAGCTTGACCTGGGAAACAACGGGATCTTGCTGGATCACATCGAAAAAAGCGCTCAGGCGGTCCACTTCATGGAGTTCCCGGGCCAGGGCGCTGGCAAGATCGAACCGGAATCCGTCCACATGCATGTGCGTCACCCAGTACCGCAAACTGTCCATAATCAGTTGCAAAACCTGGGGGTGCCGCATGTTCAGGGTATTGCCGCACCCCGTGTAGTCCATGTAAAAACGGGGATTTTCTCCGACCAGACGGTAATAGGTGGGGTTGTCGATCCCCCGGAGGGAGAGTGTCGGGCCGAGATGGTTTCCTTCGGCCGTGTGGTTGTAGACGACATCCAGAATCACTTCGATCCCGGCATCGTGCAGCGTGCGTACCATCATCTTGAACTCGTCCACGTTCGACATGAGCCCTGAACCGTAGCGATTGTCCGGCGCAAAGTAGGACAGGGTGTTATACCCCCAGTAATTCGTCAGCCCCCTCTTCACGAGACTGTATTCACTGGCGAACTGATGAACCGGAAGGAGTTCGACCGCGGTCACCCCCAGGGACAGCAAATAGTCGATCACGGGCTCGCTTGCAAGACCGGCGTATGTTCCCCGGAGACGTTCCGGAACATCCGGATGGGTGGCCGTAAACCCTTTTACATGGACTTCATAGATGATCGTTTCCTCCCAGGGGATGCAAGGAGGCCGGTCGTCTCCCCACTGATAGGTCGGATCGATCACGACCCCCAGAGGGGCATAGGGGGCATTGTCCGTTGTGTCGAGGACAAGGTCTTCTCCGGGATTTCGAGCGGATAGGAGAACATGGCGTCGTCCCACTGAACCCGTCTGGCAATTCCGCGGGCGTAAGGATCGATCAGGACTTTCCAGGGATTGAACCGCAATCCGGACGCGGGACTGTAGGGACCGTGCACACGGTATCCATAGAGCCACCCGGGACGGGCTTCCGGGAGATACACATGCCAGACATGGTTGCTCTGCTCGGACAACAGCACCCGGCAATCCTCCCGAAGGGCATCGGCGGCAGGAAACAGGCAAAGCTCGACCTTTTCCGCATTTTCCGAAAAAAGGGCAAAATTCACCCCTTTGCCGTCCCACGTTGCCCCCAAAGGATAAGGTTTACCGGGCATTGTTCGCATTTTAGCCTCCTTTCTCGTTTCCCGAGCGTTGTCAGCTCATTTTGGCAGACAAGACGACGGGACCCTCTCCGGATCGTCAACGGATCTGAAGGATCGCGACGCACTCCTTCCGGACGGGAGAGCCACCCGTTCCACCATATTACAGGGAATCCCCATACCTCAACCGGTTCCTCAACAAAAATAAATTGCGAACTTTCTCAAAGTCTGACAGAATGCCAAAAACGTTGTTCCCGGATAAGGGAACTGCCAATTTTCAACACGGTCCGGAAGAGGATCTCTTTCCTCCCGGCATCTGCAGTCTTTATCCGGGCAAACAGTTTCCTGTCAACCATGCTACATCGAACTTCGGAGGGCCGACCTCTTTGTCCGGGTCCATGGGTTGTCTGGCAAGCCTTTCTCTTTTTTTCTGTCCCCGCCCTGTATTTTCTCTTTTTCCTGACGAGCCCGCGTCCGGGAGAGCAAGCCTTTTCTCTTTCGGAAGCGGAAGGACAACCCCGTGAAGAGATACCGGACGATTCCTGTCAACCGGCTTCAAATCGGTGATCATGTCATCGGGATCGACAAAAGCTGGCTGGAAACGCCCTTCCTGACCCATCGTTTCCGCATCCGGTCAAAAGAAGACATCGAACGCCTCCGGGCTTCCGGAGTGTCCATGGTCACCATTGAAGCGGATCCCCCCGAACAGGACAATCCCGCACTGCCGCCCCCGGATTCCGAGGAACCTCTACTTCTCAAGGAAGTCTCCCTCCCTTCCTACAAGGTTGCGGAAATGCTCACGAGCCTTCACAAATATCTCGTGTACAAATACAAGACCCTGTTCGAGGAACTTCGCCAGATGCCCGAGTCTGGCAAGATCGACACCACCCCTTTCGTCAATGCCCTGGAGGAAGTCGAAAAACTCGGCCGGCAATATCCCGACGCCTATCTGTTCCTCGCCCACCTCCAGTCGACGGACGACGAAACATTCATCCATTCGGTCAACACCATGTTTCTCTCCCTGTATCTCGCCCACTTCCAGGAAAGCACCCGGGAAGACGCAATTCTGTGGGGACTTTCCGGTCTGTTTCACGATCTGGGGAAAGTCCACATCCCCCTGGAAATTCTCCACAAGACGTCCCCTCTGACCCCTGAAGAGTGGACGGTGATCCAGGATCACCCCGTCATGGGACAGAAGTTGCTCTCCGAACGCAGCAACCTGCCTTCCCTGGTCGCGCGCGTCGCGGGAGAACACCATGTGCGTCGCAACGGCAAAAGCTATCCGGACAATGTTCTCTATGCAGCAACGGACAGCGTGACCCGGGCGATCATGATCCTGGACACGTTTGACGCCATGACGTCCGACCGTTCCTACAGACGGGGCGTCTCCCCCTCGAAAGCCCTCCGGAAGATTCTGGAAGCTTCCCGCGAATCGCTGGACCCCGAATGGAGCACGAATTTTTTCCTCAGCATGGGCATTTATCCCGTGGGAACGGTGGTCGAACTCTCGGACGGGGAAGTCGGGGTCGTCACCAAGTACCACTCCCGCACTCCCGCTCCCGAAACCAATCCCAGAACGAACCAGTCCTTTTCTGTTCTGATTCTGAAAAGCCGACAGGGTCTTTCGGTCATCAAACCGTTTATCCGTCATATCGAGTGGTCCCTGAACAGCCCGCCCCCTGTCCAGAAAACATGGAACCATTCGGATTTCAACATCGACTGGGACTTTGTCCGGTCGCATGCCAGCATCTGGATGTAGGGCAAGGCCACTTGCCGGCTCCCTTCCCGGAATGCTAGTCTGGCATCATTCTGTGATTTCGCCGAAACAAAAACACTCTCTTGGTCAAGAGCTCCTTTGACAGGAAGGTTTTTCCCCTGAAAGCTCCCTCAGAAGCACTCCCTCTCCGGCACATCCCTGCCGGTGGCCGAAAACCGGACTGGCTCCGGGTTTTGTCCCCCCTGCACCCGGACGTTTTTGCCCTTCGTTCAAGACTGGGCCAGGATGGCCTTCACACGGTCTGTGAAGAAGCGCGGTGTCCCAATATCGGCGAGTGCTTCCGGAAAGGAACGGCCACGTTCATGATCCTGGGCAATCTCTGCACAAGAGCCTGTCCCTTCTGCGATGTCGAACATGGCAAACCTTTTCCTCCGGATCCCCGAGAACCGCTTCACCTCTCGGCAGCCGTCCGACGCATGAATCTCCGTCACGTTGTCGTCACATCGGTGGACCGGGACGATCTCCCCGATGGCGGATCCAGCCACTTCGCGGCGGTCGTGGAAACCCTCCGGCAGAACGTGCCGTCTGTGCGGATCGAACTCCTGGTGCCGGACTTTCGGGGATGCCTGCCCCTGGCGGTCGAAACCCTTTCCAGAGCGCTTCCCGACGTTCTGAACCATAACATCGAGACCGTTCCCCGACTCTACCGGAAGGTTCGTCCGGGCGCGGACTACAGCCACTCTCTTGACCTCCTGTCCCGATTCCGTCGCATGCATCCTGGCCTGCCGACAAAATCGGGTCTCATGCTGGGACTGGGAGAAACGGACGAGGAAATTGCCTCCGTCCTCCGGGATCTCCGGTCGGCAGGCTGTTCCATGCTGACGCTCGGACAATACCTTCCCCCTTCCAAAACTCACCTTCCGGTTGACCGCTACGTCACCCCCGAAGCGTTTTCTGACTGGGAGCGCTTTGCCCTTCGGGAAGGATTTCAGCAGGTATCTTCCGGCCCTCTTGTGCGCTCTTCCTATCATGCGGAAGAACATGCGAGGGAGCTCTTCTCCACCCACTCTTGAAAAAACCCGAAACCTTCCGCAAAATGAGTCCCGTCATTCCCGACGTGTTCCTGAATCTTTCGCAGACGAAGACTCGACGGTCTTCCCTCATGATGGAGAGAGTGCGTGTCCGAACGTCCAGCAACCAATCTTCAGAAGTCCCCCGGCACACTTGTGCTCGTCCGGCATGGACAGAGCCAGTGGAATCTTGAAAACCGTTTTACCGGATGGGTCGACGTCGAGCTGACGGACCTCGGACGGGAAGAGGCCCGGAGGGCAGGGGAACATCTGAAAGGCATGCCTTTTTCGCACGCCTTCACCTCTCACCTGAAACGGGCCCAGGACACCCTCCGCATCATCCTTGAAACCGGAGCCCTCGGGAACATCCCTGTCACCAGCAGCTCTGCCCTGAACGAGCGTCATTACGGAGATCTCCAGGGACTGAACAAGGATGAGACGGCGAGAAAATACGGCGCCGATCAAGTGCACATCTGGAGAAGAAGCTATGATGTCTGCCCTCCGGGGGGAGAAAGTCTCAAGACGACCGCCGAACGGGTCCTTCCCTACTTTGAGGGAAACATTCTCCCCCCTCTCCTGGAAGGGGAGAACATTCTCGTCGTGGCCCACGGAAACAGCCTCCGGGCCATCGTGATGGCCCTTGAGAAACTGACGCCGGAAGAAATCCTCGAGGTCAACATTCCCACGGCCGTTCCCCTTCTCTATGAGTTTCTTCCGGCCTCTGCTTCGCCTTCCTCCCCCATTCCCCTGACAGTGCGGAGCAAGAAGGTTCTCGCGTGAAGCTCCCTCCTTCCGGACGTCGGGATGACAAACAATCTCCCCGGCTCCGGGGGGAAGAAAGTCATCACATCTACAAAATCCTCGTCATGGTCATGAAAGCCCTGATCGGGATTCTTGTCTTTGGTGCCCTGATCCAGTATCTGGCCTCCCGCACCTAGTCCGGAAAGCAGGACGAAACGACCCGACCCGGACTCAACCCCGTTTTGGGTTCCCCTCCTGGAATCCTTCCTCCATTTTTCGGTCAGGGTTTCCGGAAAAGCCGGACAAAAAAAACGCCGGGAAGGTCCCGGCGTCTCGATGTTCTGCTCTTTCAAAACCGGAGCGAGGGGGTGTGATTAATGAAACAAAGCCGCTCCGTGGCTCGATGCGCCCATGAAAAAAAGCATGGGAATCGACAACATGGTATTGGTCCTTGAAGCCAGGAACGCGATCCGGCCCGCCTTGGCTTTCTCTTCCGGCGTTGCCGGGACAAGACCGAGGACTCTCTTCTGATTCGGCCAGATCAGTCCCCAGACATTCAGCATCATGATCGTGCCGAGCCAGGCGCCCATTCCGATAATGGCCGCACCCTTGTGCAGCGTATAGGCCTGAACAAGAATCCCCCTCTGTCCCAGGATGGACAAGCCGAACAGCACGGTGAGGAGGGAAGCGTACCGGAAGAAAAACAACGCCCGGGGCACAAGATGCTTGAACGCTTCCGCTTTTCCTTCCGGCGAAACCGCCTTGAGAAAAGGAACCTGAATAAAGTTGAAGTAGTACAATATCCCGATCCACATGATACCGGCCAGGAAGTGTCCCCACCGGACAATCAGTTCTGTGGCTTCTTTTTCCATTTGCGACAGCTCCTTCGATTTATGGATCGCTGGATCAGTGAATCTCCAGCACCCTGATCATACCCGGATTCCGTGGAACATCCCGTCTCACGTCTTCTCCGGCGTTCGTCTTTATTTCTTTGGCAAATCTCTGATCAATTGTTTGATTCAATCGTTCATTCAGGCTTGCTTCAGGCTCGCGTTCGCCGTTCAGGCATTGACCAGGGCGCGAACGACAAAAAACAGGATTCCCGTCAGGACGAACCCGGAAATCACCGTTCCCCACAGGGAATCCAGTGGATTTTTCATCACTTTTCTCCTTTCCGATCTTGAACAATTTCTTCCCGTCCGTGCCTTTCAGAGACTTTCGGGGCCGGTTCGGGATCCACATATCATCTTTTGCTGACAGAACATTTTGGGGATGCAACTGTTCCTTCTCCGTCATTGTAATGGAATTTTGGGGAACCCTCAATAACCGACAGGAA
The sequence above is drawn from the Leptospirillum ferriphilum ML-04 genome and encodes:
- a CDS encoding MFS transporter, whose product is MSETPEISFRSRLGLNLLNFFLGEVIGVAVPFLTDYLKNHHWTFQAIGLATAMIGVGTLLFQAPSGVIAEQVSRHRILTGIVLGVYGLGFSLIPLFTSSEQVTDALLFLSGAASSFFMTLSATLAFSLAGRHRFAQIMGQNQMWNHAGFLVSAMGTSYLIHHQGLAWGFFPIGAGSLLGILSLLLVQKKELVFHQIGKRKTDMKSTEEDLDTIRDSRTLGRVFLDFFRSPAIRVLLISTTLFQIANAPVMPLLLLYLRFLHGGNGKMEWVVFIAQATMIPVAWWAARSSARWGHKLVFSIAFFIMPIRSMICAVSMNTTVLLFTQVLDGVAAGIYGVSVALIVSDLTRGKKGFNMLMGLAQIAMALGAVIGPLLQGVSVGQVGYRFSFMVFAAIAALAAVIFFHSMPHELGGSGGEEKASLPEKLP
- a CDS encoding HD-GYP domain-containing protein, with amino-acid sequence MKRYRTIPVNRLQIGDHVIGIDKSWLETPFLTHRFRIRSKEDIERLRASGVSMVTIEADPPEQDNPALPPPDSEEPLLLKEVSLPSYKVAEMLTSLHKYLVYKYKTLFEELRQMPESGKIDTTPFVNALEEVEKLGRQYPDAYLFLAHLQSTDDETFIHSVNTMFLSLYLAHFQESTREDAILWGLSGLFHDLGKVHIPLEILHKTSPLTPEEWTVIQDHPVMGQKLLSERSNLPSLVARVAGEHHVRRNGKSYPDNVLYAATDSVTRAIMILDTFDAMTSDRSYRRGVSPSKALRKILEASRESLDPEWSTNFFLSMGIYPVGTVVELSDGEVGVVTKYHSRTPAPETNPRTNQSFSVLILKSRQGLSVIKPFIRHIEWSLNSPPPVQKTWNHSDFNIDWDFVRSHASIWM
- the lipA gene encoding lipoyl synthase, which translates into the protein MVKSSFDRKVFPLKAPSEALPLRHIPAGGRKPDWLRVLSPLHPDVFALRSRLGQDGLHTVCEEARCPNIGECFRKGTATFMILGNLCTRACPFCDVEHGKPFPPDPREPLHLSAAVRRMNLRHVVVTSVDRDDLPDGGSSHFAAVVETLRQNVPSVRIELLVPDFRGCLPLAVETLSRALPDVLNHNIETVPRLYRKVRPGADYSHSLDLLSRFRRMHPGLPTKSGLMLGLGETDEEIASVLRDLRSAGCSMLTLGQYLPPSKTHLPVDRYVTPEAFSDWERFALREGFQQVSSGPLVRSSYHAEEHARELFSTHS
- a CDS encoding 2,3-bisphosphoglycerate-dependent phosphoglycerate mutase, whose translation is MSERPATNLQKSPGTLVLVRHGQSQWNLENRFTGWVDVELTDLGREEARRAGEHLKGMPFSHAFTSHLKRAQDTLRIILETGALGNIPVTSSSALNERHYGDLQGLNKDETARKYGADQVHIWRRSYDVCPPGGESLKTTAERVLPYFEGNILPPLLEGENILVVAHGNSLRAIVMALEKLTPEEILEVNIPTAVPLLYEFLPASASPSSPIPLTVRSKKVLA
- a CDS encoding urate hydroxylase PuuD — translated: MEKEATELIVRWGHFLAGIMWIGILYYFNFIQVPFLKAVSPEGKAEAFKHLVPRALFFFRYASLLTVLFGLSILGQRGILVQAYTLHKGAAIIGMGAWLGTIMMLNVWGLIWPNQKRVLGLVPATPEEKAKAGRIAFLASRTNTMLSIPMLFFMGASSHGAALFH